The DNA segment CGTCACCTCTGGTCTGCAGCGAATCTTTCCTATTCCCCGCAAACCACCGACTGCGCCCGAATTCCAGTCTCCGTCTGGCATCGCCTGACTGATCTTCTTGCCTACGCCGCGTGAATAGGACAAAGTCGAGCTCAGGATGACGTTCGGGCGGGGACCGAGGCGCGTACCTCACGCGCCCACTGGGCACTGGGCACTGGGCACTGGGCACTGGGCACTGGGCACTGGGCACTCATATCAGCATTTCACACCACCCGCCGCGCGTTGTGGAAGAGACGCCGCAACTCGCGCTCGTAGCTGCGCCGGCCCATGAGGTCGTTGCGGGCGACGCCGCCGTTGCCGAGCGAGGCGTGGATGATCTTCGGGCCGCCGGTCGACATCACCACGTGGGTGACGCGGCCGGGCTCCTCGGCGAAGAAGCAGAGGTCGCCCGGCTGCAGGTTCTCGAACTCCGGCCCGGGATCGACCTCCTGGCCGAAGCGCGACTGCTGGTCGCTGTCGCGGGGGATCTGGCGGCCGTGCAGCTTCCACACGGACTGCACGAAGCCGCTGCAGTCCACGCCGCCGAACGTTACCCCGCCCCACAGGTAGGGCGACCCCAGCCACCGCGACGCCGACTCGCACGCCGCCGCGCCGTCCGCGGGGAAGGCGAGGGGGCGCAGGGCGGCGTTCACGAGCTCGCCGGTGGGCTGTCCCGAGCGGCCGTCGGGAAGGCGCACCACCTCGGCGCCCTCGCGCATCACGCGCGCGCCCCAGGGGAGGCGCATCATCACCTCGCCGCTGCTGGAGGGGTCGAGCACGGCGCCGCCCAGGGAGATCGCGGGCTCGCCGTCCACCCCCGTCTCCCACGCGCGCGCGGCCGCCTCGTCGCAGAGAGCAATGTAGCCCGCGTGGATCCAGCCGATGTAGCCGTCGGGCGAGCGGCACTGCAGCCAGCGGCCCTTGCGGCGCAGCACGATCACCCGGCTCCCCAGCACCACCTGGCTGACCTGCGTGGTGGTGACCTTCGCCTCCAGCAGCATCGGCGCGGCGGCGGAGCAGACGAGCGCGTGCACCATCTCGTCCGGGTCGGCTTCCGGCAGGCGTTGCACCTCGTCCTGCACCGCGCTCCAGCCGCTGAGCCCCGCCGCGCGCGACGACAGCGCGAGCGCCGCCTCCGGTTCCGACGTCGCCCCGACGAGCGCGACGGCGTCGCCGCGCACCTCCACCGTCACCTCGAACACCGCCAGCCGCGGGTCGGGCGCGAACTCGGCGCGGACGGCCTCCACCAGCGCGGCCACCTCGGCCGCGGCGGCGTGCTTCGTCACCGTCACCATCGCTCGCGCCGCTCCAGCACGTCCATCACCGTGGCCATCTCCTCCGCCGTGTTGTACAGGTGCGGGGCGATGCGGATCGCCCCCTCGCGCAGCGCGCAGCGCACGCCCGCGCGGTAGAGCGCCGCGTACGCCCTCTCCGAATCGCCCAGCCGGAACGCGAAGACGCCGGAGCGCTGTCCCGGCTCCATCCCGCTCACGATCACCCCATCCTCCTGCTCCCCCAGCCACGCGGCGAGCGGGTCGATCAGCCCGAAGACGTGCCCGCGGATGCGCTCGATCCCCGTCTCCAGCAGCAGCTCCATCGCCTCCGCGAAGCCGGCGACGTCCTGCCACGCCTGGGTGGACACCTCGAAGCGCCGCGCGTCGTCGACGAATTCCCAGCGGTAGTCCACGCAGCGCGCGAGGTCGGCGCCCGCCTTCATCGCCGTCCACCCGACCACGGCCGGCTCCAGCTGCCGCGCCAGCTCGCCGCGCACGTACGCGAAGCCGGTGCCGAACGGCGCGCACAGCCACTTGTGTCCCGCCGTCGCCAGGATGTCGGCGTCGGCCGCGCGCACGTCCACGGGGATGCAGCCGAGCGCCTGGATGGCGTCGACCACGAACCAGGTGCCCTGCGCGCGGCAGGCACGGCCGAACCTTGCCAGGTCGGCGTTCCACCCGGTGGCGAACTGCACGGCAGAGAGGGCCAGGACGGCCACGTCGCCGCGCGCGATCTCCTCCAGCAGCCGCTCCTCGTCGGGCCGCCCGAGCGCGTCGGGAGGGATGATCTCCACCGGCGCGCGCCCCTCTTCGGCCAGCTTGAGCCAGGGATAGACGTTCGCGGGGAACTCGAATCCGCTGACGAGGACGCGGCGCCCCGGCTCGATCTTCAGCGCCTGCGCGGCGAGGTTGATCCCGTAGCTGGTGTTGGGCAGCAGCGCGATCTCGTCCGCGTCGGCGTTCACCAGGCGCGCGGCCGCCTCGCGCGCGCGCCGCATGGTCGGCTCGAAGTCCGCCCCGCGCAGCTGGTGCACGGCGGCGCGGCGCGCGTTGTACGCGTCGCAGGCCCGGCGCGCGCGCTCGGGGAGCGGCGCCATCGAGGCGGCGTTCAGGTACGGTGGTTGGCCGTCGAGGTGCGGGAACTCGCGCTCGCGGAGCGCGCGCACGTCGAGCGGCGCGGTGGTCTCGGGCAACGCGCGGCGGTGCTCGGGTGTCGGGTTGGGTCGGGAGGATAACGGCGGGTGGGGGATGCGCGAAAGTGTCGGGGAGTGCTGAGTGCTGAGTGCTGAGTGCTGAGTGCTGAGTGCTGAGTGCCCAGTGCCCAGTGCCCAGTGCCCAGTGCCCAGTGCCTAGTGTGTGTCCGCGGCATCGCGCCCTCTCCGGCTCGCCGGGGCTCGCCACCTCTCCCGTACCGGGAGAGGTAGCCCGTCTGCATTTGTGTCGATTGCGGTTTGCCGTGTATCCGCTGCAGATGAAGCCCGCGAAGGCGGACTGCGTGTTGTTGTAGCCGCGAGTTCACTCGCATACTCCCACCACGTTGCGAGATCGCTTTCATCGCCTTGTCGCGAAATCGCTGTCATCGCTCCCGTTGCGAGATCGCTGTCATCACCGGTGTTACGGGATCACTGTCACTGCCCCTTGCGTGCGGCGCCGACGCGCCGTCCTTTCGTGCGGAACGGACCCACCCTGAACCCGACGTGAGATGGACTATCCTGCCGAGGTCTGGAGCGCGCTGCGCACCCTGCGCGAGCGCTCGCCGCTGGTGCACAACATCACCAACTACGTGGCGATGGACGTCAGCGCCAACGCGCTGCTGGCCGTGGGTGCCGCGCCCGCCATGGTGCACGCGCTGGAGGAGGTCGAGGAGTTCACCGGCATCTCGCACGCGCTGGTGGTGAACATCGGCACGCTGTCGCCGCAGTGGGTCGAGGCGATGCGCCGCGGCGCCGCGCGCGCGGTGTCGCTCGGGAAGCCATGGGTGCTCGACCCCGTGGGCGCCGGCGCCACGCAGTACCGCACGCAGACCGCGCGCGAGCTGGCCGGCCGCCACCCCACCGTCATCCGCGGCAACGCGTCGGAGATCCTGGCGGTGGCCGGCGGCGCCGAGGCCACCCGCGGCGTCGACAGCACGCACGCGTCCGACGACGCGCTGGGCTGCGCGAAGGCGCTGGCGAAGCGGCTCGGCTGCGTCGTGGCCGTCACCGGGGCGGTGGACTACGTGACGGACGGTACGCGCACGCTCTCCGTGGCCAACGGGCACCCGATGATGACGCGGGTGACGGCGCTCGGCTGCTCGGCGTCGGCCATCGTCGGCGCGTTCCTGGCCGTGCACGACGACGCGGTGTTCGCCACGGCCGCCGCGCTCTCGGTCATCGGCCTGGCGGGCGAGATCGCCGCGCGCGAGGCGCCGGGGCCCGGCAGCTTCCGCCAGCACCTGCTCGACGCGCTGTACCTGATGGGCGAGCGCGCGCTCGACGGCGTGCGCATCGACGAAGCGTGAGCGGCGAGTGAATCGCGATGTCGTGGGGACGATGCGAGTGAACTCGCGGCTACGACGACACACAGTCCGCCTTCGCGGACTTCAACGGCGGTTCGTTCCGAATCTCCCACGCCGGTCTCCAACGATCACGAGGTCCGCTTGATCCGCATCATCTCGATCGCATTCGCCCTCCTGGTGTGCGCCGGCAGCGTCAGCGCACAGCAGAACGCGCCGCTCAACGTCGCGTCGCCGCCGGTGGGGAGCATGACGCGCGAGCAGCTGCTGGCCGTGGCGCGCGACATCCACCGGCTGGAGGCCAGCCCGCTGGCGCCCGACGCGGCCGCCGCGCGGCAGGAGCTCTTCGCCTGGCTCTCCGAATCCCCCGACGTCACCATCAGCGTCTGCCACGGCGTGATCGGCGAGCTGCCGCGCTCGCGCAGTGCGTATCACGATCTCCTGCTCCTTCAGTTCGTCCTCTCCAGCGGCGCGTACGCCATCGAGCACCCCGACGCGGATGCGGGGCGCGTGGCACTGGGCGGGCTGGAGGGGATCATGGCCACCTACGCCGCGCTCGAGGCTCAGCAGGGTGCCCGCGCGAGGGACGAGGTGATGGAGCGCTTCGCCGAGCTGCGGGCGGGCGGGCGGCTGGAGGCGTTCGCGCGCGAGGGTGCGCTGGACTGCGACTGACGGCGGGGGATGGAGATCGAGATCGCGGAGGAGACGGCGGACGCGCTCCGCGACTACGGGCGCGTCCCGATCGCGTTCGAGGTGCGGAGCGTGCTCGAGGTCTCCGCGCCGGACGGCGGGCTCGGCGGGCTGGTGATGGCCGAGCGCCCCGTCGACCCGCCGTACGTGAAGGACTACGACGCCATCGCGGGCGAGGGGCCGGCGCGCTGGGCGGCGCGGTTCGACGTGTCGCGCTGGGGATTCTTCGCCGCGCGCGCGGAGGGGCGGCGCGTGGGTGGCGCCGCGGTGGCGTTCGACACGCCGGGCGTGCACATGCTGGAGGAACGCCGCGACTTGGCCGTGCTGTGGGACCTGCGCGTGGCGCCGGAGATGCGCGGCCGCGGCGTCGGCGCGGCGCTCGTCCGTGCGGCGGAGGCGTGGGCGGTCGCGCGCGGGGCCCGGCGGATGAAGATCGAGACGCAGAACATCAACGTCGCCGCCTGCCGCTTCTACGCCGCGATGGGATACGACGTCGGCGCCATCCACCGTTTCGCCTACCCCGACCTCCCCCACGAGACGCAGATCCTCTGGTACAAGGATCTCCCCGTCTCCCGATCGCAGATCGGGACCTGCGTGGAACTTGGCCGCCTGCCTTCCACCGGCGGCTGAAGCCGCAGCAACAACTACGAAAAACCTCGCAAACTGCGCGAGGCTGTCGGCGCCGGCCGCAACTCGACGGCGAGGCGAAGATCTCTCGAGGGCGCACTTGCCGTCTCGCACTCGAAGGGCGATTCTACGCGCGCACTCTCGGCAGTTGAATCGTTTACCTCACGATGGAGATGGTCGATGGCGTTCATCCTCGCGCTGCACAAGACGCCGGCCGACATCGCGGCGTTCGACGCCCACTTCGACGACGTCCACACACCGCTCGCGAAGAGCATCCCCGGCATCCGCTCGGTCGAGGTGAGCGACGGGCCGGTGATGACGCCGGAGGGGCCGGCGCCGTACCACCGCGTGGGCCTGCTGCGCTTCGATTCGCTCGCGGACCTGCAGGCGGGGATGGGCTCGCCCGAGGGGATGGCCGCGGCCGCGGACCTCGCCAACTTCTCCACCGGCGGCTTCGACATCCTGATCTTCGACAGCCACGAAACCTGAATCCGCCAGCAGCGGGAGATGGTGAAACAGCGGGACCGGCCGAGCACAGCGACTCCGCCGGTCCCCGTTTCGCATGTGCAGTTATTTGGCGATTTACGCCGACCCCTCGACGGACGCTGCTTCCAGGCGGGCGCGCGAGGCGTCGACGGCGGCCGCGGCTTGGCGGTACTGGATGGCGGTGTTGCGCGCGTCGGTGTCGTCGGCCCACCCGGCGGCCTGGAGGAGGTCGGCGTGGACGCGGCGCAGCGCCCCGGCGAGCTCGCGCGCGTGCGGCCGCTGCGCGGGCGGGACCACGTGGCCGCCGGGTTCCGTCTCCCAGGCGCGGTCCCGCAGCTCGCGCGACTGTGGAGCATTCGCGGCGATGCGGCACGCGGCGACGTAGGGCTCCATCGCCCACTCCAGCGCGGCGCGCCACTCGCCCGACGCGCCGCGGTGGCGCGCGCCGAACAGCATCAGCGCGTGCAGCAGCGACGCGTACGTGGGCGCGAAGAAGGCGGCCAGGCAGTTGCGCAGGGATTCGTGCGCGCGGTGGAAATCGTCGCCCGCGCCCTCGTACGTCTCCAGCGCGCCGGGGATCGAGGCGACGCGATCCCGGCCCATGCGCGCCGACTTTTCCTCCCGCCTCGCCCGCTTCTCCAGCTCCCGCGCGATCGCGTCGGAGATCGACCGGCGCGCGTCTCCATCTCCATCGCCCACTGGCTGGAGGCCGCGGGCCACCACCGTCTCCCGGATGACCGGATCGTGGCGCGGGTGGCTGACCACTACGATCTCCACCAGCTCGCCGTCGGTGACGACGAACGCGCTGGCGCCGAGCTCGTCCTCCACGCTCCACGGCATCGTCTCGCACGCGCGCGCCAGCTTTCCGTCGTCGCCGAAGAGCCAGTAGTCGCCCGGTGGATCGGGGAGCGGCTGGCCGGAGACTCGGCGCAGCCCCAGCCCGTCGGGCACGGGCGACGCCGCGGGGCCGCGCCACACCAGCCACCCGGTGTCGCAGCGCCAGGCGCGGAGCGGGGCGGGCGCGGCGTCGTCCACGGTCAGATCACCCCGAAGACGGCGTGCAGCACCAGCGGCGTGTTGGCCAGCGCCATGGTGGCCCAGGCGCGGCCGCGGTCCCCGTCTTCGGCCAGGTAGAAGATGCGCGGCGGGAAGTAGACCAGGATCGACGCGAACCAGAGGAAGAAGAGACGCCCGAGCAAGTCCTCCACGCCGGTGGGCGGCGCGAAGCGGCCGG comes from the Longimicrobium sp. genome and includes:
- the thiM gene encoding hydroxyethylthiazole kinase, which codes for MDYPAEVWSALRTLRERSPLVHNITNYVAMDVSANALLAVGAAPAMVHALEEVEEFTGISHALVVNIGTLSPQWVEAMRRGAARAVSLGKPWVLDPVGAGATQYRTQTARELAGRHPTVIRGNASEILAVAGGAEATRGVDSTHASDDALGCAKALAKRLGCVVAVTGAVDYVTDGTRTLSVANGHPMMTRVTALGCSASAIVGAFLAVHDDAVFATAAALSVIGLAGEIAAREAPGPGSFRQHLLDALYLMGERALDGVRIDEA
- a CDS encoding C40 family peptidase; translated protein: MTKHAAAAEVAALVEAVRAEFAPDPRLAVFEVTVEVRGDAVALVGATSEPEAALALSSRAAGLSGWSAVQDEVQRLPEADPDEMVHALVCSAAAPMLLEAKVTTTQVSQVVLGSRVIVLRRKGRWLQCRSPDGYIGWIHAGYIALCDEAAARAWETGVDGEPAISLGGAVLDPSSSGEVMMRLPWGARVMREGAEVVRLPDGRSGQPTGELVNAALRPLAFPADGAAACESASRWLGSPYLWGGVTFGGVDCSGFVQSVWKLHGRQIPRDSDQQSRFGQEVDPGPEFENLQPGDLCFFAEEPGRVTHVVMSTGGPKIIHASLGNGGVARNDLMGRRSYERELRRLFHNARRVV
- a CDS encoding GNAT family N-acetyltransferase, which codes for MEIEIAEETADALRDYGRVPIAFEVRSVLEVSAPDGGLGGLVMAERPVDPPYVKDYDAIAGEGPARWAARFDVSRWGFFAARAEGRRVGGAAVAFDTPGVHMLEERRDLAVLWDLRVAPEMRGRGVGAALVRAAEAWAVARGARRMKIETQNINVAACRFYAAMGYDVGAIHRFAYPDLPHETQILWYKDLPVSRSQIGTCVELGRLPSTGG
- a CDS encoding EthD family reductase, which translates into the protein MAFILALHKTPADIAAFDAHFDDVHTPLAKSIPGIRSVEVSDGPVMTPEGPAPYHRVGLLRFDSLADLQAGMGSPEGMAAAADLANFSTGGFDILIFDSHET
- a CDS encoding aminotransferase class V-fold PLP-dependent enzyme gives rise to the protein MPETTAPLDVRALREREFPHLDGQPPYLNAASMAPLPERARRACDAYNARRAAVHQLRGADFEPTMRRAREAAARLVNADADEIALLPNTSYGINLAAQALKIEPGRRVLVSGFEFPANVYPWLKLAEEGRAPVEIIPPDALGRPDEERLLEEIARGDVAVLALSAVQFATGWNADLARFGRACRAQGTWFVVDAIQALGCIPVDVRAADADILATAGHKWLCAPFGTGFAYVRGELARQLEPAVVGWTAMKAGADLARCVDYRWEFVDDARRFEVSTQAWQDVAGFAEAMELLLETGIERIRGHVFGLIDPLAAWLGEQEDGVIVSGMEPGQRSGVFAFRLGDSERAYAALYRAGVRCALREGAIRIAPHLYNTAEEMATVMDVLERRERW